A single genomic interval of Spinacia oleracea cultivar Varoflay chromosome 6, BTI_SOV_V1, whole genome shotgun sequence harbors:
- the LOC130462901 gene encoding uncharacterized protein: protein MDTSWIDLPTGHPEYVDGCMQFIAFSKQGLFEGKIRCPCKNCKVDKWFPVNDVERHILFKGFYKSYRNWIFHGKGDMVQRMLGSDGGSTSEGSLGNQSGFVGRDNMGGLLRSDFSVNVPPNFPTFEAREDGEWTEEPVSYDKDVQYDDSTIEEDATYKKLIQASEEKLYEGCTNFLKLSFLLHLFHLKCMHHWSIESFNMLLKLILDAFPQILDFPSSYYYSKKMIKDLGLGYEKIDACPNDCMLYWGEFLEKDKCHVCGKSRWKTTKGKKGDDVSDQGTNTCKKGVPAKVMRYFPLIPRLKRIYMSSEIAEDMRWHDTERLGEDDKKILRHPSDALAWKAFDERYTDFALDPRSIRLGLASDEFNPYRLMNTTYRTWPVVLIPYNLPPWLCMKPSSFILSTLIPGKASPGNDIDVYLQPLVHELKLLWGGVEAFDAFDGVKFNLRAALLWTINDFPGYAMLSGLSTKGYNACPICMDSTPSDRFGNKICYCSYRKCGTDILRQQEKAEYVYGKSKAPPKKRQRGHTDNNDVQDEIVFGTTRSIFFDLVYWEHNLLRHNLDVMHIEKNVFENLLGTLLSMDKSRDNRDDREVLEAWRIKTHLWLSADHNGNEYMPPASYSMSREEKERFLNVLQKLKVSDGYGSNLSSCVNMKQRKLINLKSHDNHVLMQDIFPVALRASNATKVIDLLARLSSFFKKLCSTSIDPDDLDGLQDGIVLTLCQLEMEFLPSFFTIMVHLLIHLVEEVKLGGPVQYRWMYPIERYLSHLKSHVTNKAQPEGSIAEGYLLEETIRFCSRYLQGVKTIFNMSKRMDDDISNSDDYLFNSGGRVIGKEVNICLDGQSLKQAHRYVLLHSDEIKGDLDEFLTEKRQMNLETSVAESDESKWIINEFGGWLRNKVHFIDATTEDGKLRKALAGGLHSYGRKLKGYVINGYKFLSTDRDCRHLTQNSGVMVEADGVEYYGKVMDIYELNYYGDYKVVLFRCDWVDIRRGVRTYPNGGVCVNFSKLMHTRRLLQDDPFVFSSQAKQVFYIEDEIQKGWFHVVKNKPRDLFDLGDSLPVAEEGGAN from the exons ATGGATACAAGTTGGATAGATCTACCCACTGGCCACCCTGAATATGTTGATGGTTGTATGCAATTCATTGCGTTTTCCAAGCAAGGTCTATTCGAAGGAAAAATTAGATGTCCATGTAAGAACTGTAAGGTGGATAAATGGTTCCCGGTTAATGATGTAGAGCGACATATTTTGTTTAAGGGGTTTTATAAGTCGTATAGAAATTGGATCTTTCATGGTAAAGGGGATATGGTTCAACGTATGTTAGGGAgtgatggagggagtactagtgAAGGATCCCTTGGTAATCAAAGTGGGTTTGTAGGTCGAGATAATATGGGAGGACTATTAAGATCAGATTTTAGTGTTAATGTGCCACCCAATTTTCCAACTTTTGAAGCAAGAGAGGATGGTGAATGGACTGAGGAGCCCGTGTCATACGACAAAGATGTTCAATATGATGATTCTACAATAGAAGAAGATGCGACATATAAGAAGCTAATTCAAGCTTCTGAGGAGAAATTATATGAGGGGTGTACTAATTTTTTAAAGTTATCTTTTCTTCTACACTTATTTCACTTGAAGTGTATGCATCACTGGTCCATTGAATCTTTCAATATGCTCTTGAAGCTGATTTTAGATGCATTTCCTCAAATACTTGATTTTCCCTCGTCTTATTATTACAGtaagaaaatgataaaagaCTTGGGCCTTGGGTATGAAAAAATTGATGCTTGTCCTAATGATTGTATGCTGTATTGGGGTGAATTTTTAGAGAAAGACAAGTGTCATGTTTGTGGTAAATCGAGGTGGAAAACAACCAAGGGTAAGAAGGGTGACGATGTAAGTGATCAAGGTACGAATACTTGTAAGAAAGGTGTGCCAGCTAAGGTAATGCGATATTTTCCTCTTATCCCAAGACTAAAAAGAATCTACATGTCATCAGAAATAGCAGAAGATATGAGATGGCATGATACAGAGCGATTGGGTGAAGATGATAAGAAGATTTTGAGGCATCCTTCCGATGCCTTAGCGTGGAAGGCATTTGATGAGCGTTATACAGATTTTGCATTAGACCCTCGTAGTATCCGACTAGGTCTTGCAAGCGATGAATTTAATCCTTACCGTTTAATGAACACTACTTATAGGACATGGCCAGTGGTGTTGATTCCTTATAATCTTCCACCATGGCTATGTATGAAACCATCTTCTTTCATTTTGTCCACACTTATTCCCGGAAAAGCAAGTCCTGGAAATGATATTGACGTGTATTTGCAACCATTAGTTCATGAGTTGAAATTGCTGTGGGGAGGGGTTGAAGCTTTTGATGCTTTTGACGGAGTGAAATTTAATTTGCGCGCGGCTCTGCTTTGGACTATTAATGACTTTCCTGGCTATGCAATGCTCTCTGGTTTGAGCACAAAAGGTTACAATGCATGTCCTATATGCATGGATTCCACACCCTCTGATAGATTTGGGAACAAGATTTGTTATTGTAGCTATAGAAAATG CGGCACTGATATATTGAGGCAACAAGAAAAGGCCGAGTATGTTTATGGAAAGTCAAAGGCACCACCGAAAAAGAGACAAAGAGGACATACTGATAACAATGATGTCCAAGATGAAATTGTCTTTGGTACCACGAGAAGCATATTCTTTGATTTGGTGTATTGGGAGCATAATCTTCTAAGGCATAATTTAGACgttatgcacattgagaaaaatgtgtttgAGAATCTTTTGGGAACACTTCTTAGTATGGATAAGAGTAGAGATAATAGGGATGATCGAGAAGTCCTTGAAGCATGGAGAATAAAGACTCACCTTTGGCTTAGTGCTGATCATAATGGAAATGAATACATGCCTCCAGCTTCCTATTCTATGTCTAGGGAGGAAAAAGAGAGATTCTTAAATGTTTTGCAGAAACTTAAAGTTTCGGATGGATATGGATCCAACCTTTCTAGTTGTGTGAATATGAAGCAAAGGAAGTTGATTAACCTCAAGAGTCATGACAACCATGTTCTAATGCAAGATATCTTCCCCGTCGCCTTAAGAGCTTCTAATGCTACAAAGGTTATTGACTTGTTGGCTAGATTGTCTTCGTTTTTCAAGAAGTTGTGCTCCACCAGTATTGATCCAGATGATTTAGATGGTCTTCAAGATGGAATTGTTTTAACTCTTTGTCAGTTGGAAATGGAGTTTTTGCCTTCATTTTTCACAATCATGGTCCATTTGCTGATTCACTTAGTGGAGGAGGTTAAACTTGGTGGACCAGTACAATACAGATGGATGTATCCCATTGAAAG gtatttgTCCCATTTGAAGTCACATGTAACCAATAAAGCCCAACCTGAAGGATCTATTGCGGAAGGCTACCTTTTAGAGGAGACAATTAGGTTTTGCTCGAGATATCTTCAAGGTGTTAAGACCATATTCAACATGTCTAAAAGGATGGATGATGACATTTCAAATTCTGATGATTACTTATTTAATTCCGGCGGTCGAGTCATTGGAAAGGAGGTCAACATTTGCCTTGATGGTCAAAGCTTAAAACAAGCCCATCGCTACGTTTTACTTCACTCTGATGAGATCAAAGGGGATCTAGA TGAATTTTTAACCGAGAAGCGTCAAATGAACTTAGAAACTTCCGTCGCGGAGAGTGATGAAAGTAAATGGATCATCAATGAATTTGGAGGGTGGCTGCGAAACAAG GTACATTTCATAGATGCAACCACCGAAGATGGGAAACTAAGAAAAGCTTTGGCGGGTGGTTTGCATTCTTATGgtagaaaattaaaaggataCGTAATCAATGGATACAAATTCCTTTCCACTGATCGCGATTGTCGTCATTTGACACAAAATTCTGGAGTTATGGTTGAAGCGGATGGAGTGGAATACTACGGAAAAGTGATGGATATCTATGAATTAAATTACTATGGAGATTATAAAGTTGTATTGTTTCGTTGTGACTGGGTAGACATTCGTAGGGGTGTAAGAACATATCCAAACGGCGGAGTATGTGTCAATTTCTCTAAATTGATGCATACTAGACGATTATTGCAAGATGATCCATTTGTATTCTCATCTCAAGCAAAACAAGTCTTTTACATAGAAGATGAGATACAAAAAGGATGGTTCCATGTTGTTAAGAATAAGCCTAGAGATTTGTTTGATTTAGGTGATTCTTTACCAGTAGCGGAAGAGGGTGGGGCCAATTGA